The Candidatus Sulfotelmatobacter sp. genome has a window encoding:
- a CDS encoding acyl-CoA dehydrogenase family protein has product MTTTAAASLLERLEAFMASDVYPSESVYAQQLRAGPSPWIQPAIMEELKAKAKAQGLWNLFLPEPEYGAGLSNREYAPLCEVMGRSTIGPEVFNCSAPDTGNMEVFARYGTKDQQDRWLRPLLDGTIRSGFAMTEPNVASSDATNIQSTIRRDGDAYVVNGTKWWTSGAGHPDCKVLIFMGRSNPDAPKHQQQSMIIVPIDTPGVRVVRPLPVFGYDDAPHGHCEVRFENVRVPAENMLLGEGRGFEIAQGRLGPGRLHHCLRSIGVAERALEAMVARSKERVAFGKPLAEQGVVMEAIADSRMDIDQARLLVYDAARQLDEHGNKAAKASLAMAKVVCPSMSLRVLDRAIQIHGAKGVSDDTFLARAYAHQRTLRLADGPDEVHRVTIAKEELRKGTR; this is encoded by the coding sequence ATGACGACAACCGCCGCCGCTTCGCTGCTCGAGCGTCTCGAGGCGTTCATGGCCTCCGACGTCTATCCGAGCGAGTCCGTCTACGCGCAACAGCTGCGCGCGGGTCCCTCGCCGTGGATACAGCCGGCGATCATGGAGGAGCTCAAGGCCAAAGCCAAAGCGCAGGGGCTCTGGAACTTGTTCTTGCCCGAACCGGAGTACGGCGCCGGGCTCTCCAACCGCGAGTACGCGCCGTTGTGCGAGGTGATGGGCCGCTCGACGATCGGTCCGGAAGTCTTCAACTGTAGCGCGCCCGATACGGGCAACATGGAAGTCTTCGCGCGCTACGGGACCAAGGACCAGCAGGACCGCTGGCTGCGCCCGCTGCTCGACGGGACGATCCGCTCGGGCTTCGCGATGACCGAGCCCAACGTCGCATCGTCCGACGCGACCAACATCCAGTCGACGATCCGGCGCGACGGCGACGCATACGTCGTCAACGGCACCAAGTGGTGGACGTCGGGCGCCGGTCATCCCGACTGCAAGGTGCTGATCTTCATGGGCCGTTCGAACCCCGACGCGCCCAAGCACCAGCAACAGTCGATGATCATCGTGCCGATCGATACGCCCGGCGTGCGCGTCGTGCGCCCGCTGCCGGTGTTCGGCTACGACGACGCGCCGCACGGTCACTGCGAGGTGCGCTTCGAGAACGTGCGCGTCCCGGCCGAGAACATGCTGCTGGGCGAGGGCCGCGGCTTCGAGATCGCGCAAGGGCGGCTCGGCCCCGGGCGCTTGCACCACTGCCTGCGCTCGATCGGCGTCGCCGAACGGGCGCTCGAAGCGATGGTCGCGCGGTCGAAGGAGCGCGTCGCGTTCGGCAAGCCGCTCGCCGAGCAGGGCGTGGTGATGGAAGCGATCGCCGACTCGCGCATGGACATCGATCAGGCGCGCCTGCTCGTGTACGACGCCGCGCGGCAGCTCGACGAGCACGGCAACAAGGCCGCGAAAGCCTCGCTGGCGATGGCGAAGGTCGTCTGCCCGTCGATGTCGCTGCGCGTCCTCGACCGCGCCATCCAGATCCACGGCGCGAAGGGCGTCAGCGACGACACCTTCCTCGCGCGCGCCTACGCGCACCAGCGCACGCTGCGGCTGGCCGACGGCCCGGACGAAGTCCACCGCGTGACGATCGCCAAGGAAGAGCTGCGGAAAGGCACGCGATAG
- a CDS encoding TetR/AcrR family transcriptional regulator, which produces MAYEVTKTIAGRAYRYRVESVRDETSGKRRNRWTYLGRASPDPDGVARPRAPRGNARERLLDAFERLLADRDYEQVTADAIAAEAGLAHGTFYRHFRDKRDALRGALGRVREENRVSFDRLDDAVAGLAEARAQIRGLVDGLRKPLQHPGLLRATQVLALRDEVLIEERRAFQRAATRRLAEHLRALGARGLADVRDPDATAGVVLNLLQGMAREAIVEGVGPDEARLAAAADVLDRAVFPDPTRKIVTS; this is translated from the coding sequence ATGGCGTATGAGGTCACCAAGACGATCGCCGGTCGCGCCTACCGCTACCGGGTCGAGAGCGTCCGCGACGAGACCAGCGGGAAGCGCCGCAACCGCTGGACCTATCTGGGCCGGGCATCCCCCGACCCCGACGGGGTCGCGCGCCCGCGGGCACCCCGCGGGAACGCACGGGAGCGGCTGCTCGACGCGTTCGAGCGTTTGCTCGCCGACCGCGACTACGAACAGGTCACCGCCGACGCCATCGCGGCGGAGGCCGGCCTGGCCCACGGGACCTTCTACCGGCACTTCCGCGACAAGCGCGATGCCCTGCGGGGAGCGCTGGGCCGGGTCCGCGAGGAGAACCGGGTCAGCTTCGACCGGCTCGACGACGCGGTCGCCGGCCTGGCGGAGGCGCGCGCGCAGATTCGCGGTCTGGTCGACGGCTTGCGCAAACCGCTGCAGCACCCGGGACTGTTGCGGGCTACCCAGGTGCTGGCGCTGCGCGACGAGGTGCTGATCGAAGAGCGCCGCGCGTTCCAGCGGGCGGCGACGCGCCGGCTGGCCGAGCATCTGCGGGCCCTGGGCGCGCGCGGGCTGGCCGACGTGCGCGATCCCGATGCAACCGCGGGGGTGGTGCTGAACTTGCTGCAGGGGATGGCCCGCGAAGCGATCGTCGAAGGCGTCGGCCCCGACGAGGCGCGTCTCGCCGCCGCGGCGGACGTGCTCGACCGCGCAGTATTCCCCGATCCGACGCGAAAGATAGTCACATCATGA
- a CDS encoding DHA2 family efflux MFS transporter permease subunit, with protein MSASLAARPAAQAAAAPARAAEPPLGMITLTVMLGLIMAIIDTSIVNVALNDMAGNLGASLDEIGWVATGYILANVIIMPLNGWLTARFGRRNYYATCLAVFTLASLLCGTATSVGQLVFYRVIQGFGGGALQPTAQAILFESYPPAKRAGAMAIFGLGAMVGPAIGPTLGGIIVDNYNWPLIFFINIPIGIVAFMMTLTYIKDPVYVKRDRSPIDFIGLGLLTAGVASVQYVLERGQREDWFSSSTIDILTVVAVVALTLFVVRELRDRLPLVDLRVFKSRAFSAGSGLGVITGFGLYGTALILPLFFQNVMGFTATDTGLALLPGAIATAVSMPIASRLVAKADGRWLIASGLVIFAIGAWWMGGLTQEAGYWDVFWPRAVQGFALGFLFVPLSTATLGEVSREKMANATGIYTLVRQLGGSLGIAILQFLQTRDQDNDYAALASGVTAANPADQNYLQSMHGTATGLWSMVMTNATVISYDQVLRLCAVIFIASIPLVPLLNWKRVGAAPAEAAAVAD; from the coding sequence ATGAGCGCGTCCCTCGCCGCCCGCCCGGCTGCCCAGGCGGCGGCCGCTCCGGCGCGCGCCGCCGAGCCGCCGCTGGGGATGATCACGCTGACGGTCATGCTCGGCCTGATCATGGCGATCATCGACACCTCGATCGTCAACGTCGCGCTCAACGACATGGCCGGCAACCTGGGCGCCTCGCTCGACGAGATCGGCTGGGTCGCGACCGGCTACATCCTGGCCAACGTCATCATCATGCCGCTCAACGGCTGGCTGACCGCGCGCTTCGGCCGGCGCAACTATTACGCCACGTGTCTGGCGGTGTTCACGCTGGCCTCGCTGCTGTGCGGTACCGCCACCAGCGTCGGTCAGCTGGTGTTCTATCGCGTCATCCAAGGCTTCGGCGGCGGCGCGCTGCAGCCGACCGCGCAGGCGATCTTGTTCGAGTCCTACCCACCGGCCAAGCGCGCCGGCGCGATGGCGATCTTCGGTCTGGGCGCGATGGTCGGGCCCGCGATCGGGCCGACGCTGGGCGGCATCATCGTCGACAACTACAACTGGCCGCTGATCTTCTTCATCAACATCCCGATCGGCATCGTCGCCTTCATGATGACGCTGACGTACATCAAGGACCCGGTCTACGTGAAGCGCGATCGCTCGCCGATCGACTTCATCGGGCTGGGCTTGCTGACGGCCGGCGTCGCCTCGGTGCAGTACGTGCTCGAGCGCGGACAGCGCGAGGACTGGTTCTCTTCCTCGACGATCGACATCCTCACCGTCGTCGCCGTCGTGGCGCTGACGCTGTTCGTCGTGCGCGAGCTGCGCGACCGCCTGCCGCTGGTCGACCTGCGCGTGTTCAAGTCGCGCGCCTTCAGCGCCGGCAGCGGCTTGGGCGTCATCACCGGCTTCGGCCTCTACGGCACGGCGCTGATCTTGCCGTTGTTCTTCCAGAACGTCATGGGCTTCACGGCGACCGACACGGGCCTGGCGCTCTTGCCCGGTGCGATCGCGACGGCGGTGAGCATGCCGATCGCCTCGCGACTGGTCGCCAAGGCGGACGGCCGCTGGCTGATCGCGAGCGGCTTGGTGATCTTCGCCATCGGGGCATGGTGGATGGGCGGCCTCACCCAAGAAGCCGGCTATTGGGACGTGTTCTGGCCACGCGCGGTGCAGGGCTTCGCGCTGGGCTTCCTGTTCGTGCCGCTCTCGACGGCGACGCTGGGCGAAGTCTCGCGCGAGAAGATGGCCAACGCGACCGGCATCTACACGCTGGTGCGTCAGCTGGGCGGCTCGCTCGGCATCGCGATCCTGCAGTTCTTGCAGACGCGCGATCAGGACAACGACTACGCGGCGCTGGCCTCAGGCGTCACCGCCGCGAACCCCGCCGATCAGAACTACCTGCAATCGATGCACGGCACCGCGACCGGCTTGTGGAGCATGGTGATGACCAACGCCACCGTCATCTCGTACGACCAGGTGCTGCGGCTGTGCGCCGTCATCTTCATCGCCTCGATCCCGCTGGTGCCGCTGCTGAACTGGAAGCGCGTCGGCGCCGCACCGGCCGAAGCAGCGGCGGTCGCCGACTAG
- a CDS encoding tartrate dehydrogenase produces MGSYKIAAIGGDGIGPEVIEAGLTVLDALQRRDPALRLAVERFDWGSTYYARHGVMMPADGVERLRPFDAIYFGAVGSQQVPDHVTLWGLRLAICQGFDQYANVRPTRILRGLQSPLRGAEPGDLDWVIVRENTEGEYAGMGGRAHRGQPIEVGTEVAVFTRVGVERIIRFAFELARTRPRKLLTVVTKSNAQRHGMVLWDEVAAEVARDFPDVTMERELVDAMSARMVMKPKSIDVVVATNLHADILSDLAAACAGSLGIAPTANLDPSRRYPSMFEPIHGSAFDITGKGVANPIGAFWSAVMMLDHLGERAHAAHLMEAIEAVTASGVRTPDLGGTARTAEVTAAVCEQLTLAPVAR; encoded by the coding sequence ATGGGCAGCTACAAGATCGCGGCGATCGGTGGGGACGGGATCGGGCCCGAGGTGATCGAGGCGGGCCTGACGGTGCTGGACGCGTTGCAGCGACGCGATCCGGCCTTGCGGCTGGCGGTCGAGCGCTTCGATTGGGGCTCGACCTACTATGCGCGGCACGGCGTCATGATGCCGGCCGACGGCGTCGAGCGGCTGCGACCGTTCGACGCGATCTACTTCGGCGCGGTCGGCAGCCAACAGGTACCCGATCACGTCACGCTGTGGGGCTTGCGCCTGGCGATCTGCCAGGGGTTCGATCAGTACGCCAACGTGCGCCCGACGCGCATCCTACGCGGCCTGCAGAGCCCGCTGCGCGGTGCCGAGCCCGGCGATCTCGACTGGGTGATCGTGCGCGAGAACACCGAGGGCGAGTACGCCGGGATGGGCGGGCGCGCGCATCGCGGCCAACCGATCGAGGTCGGCACCGAGGTCGCGGTCTTCACGCGCGTCGGCGTCGAGCGCATCATCCGTTTTGCGTTCGAGCTGGCGCGCACGCGGCCGCGCAAGCTGCTCACCGTCGTGACGAAATCGAACGCGCAGCGTCACGGCATGGTGCTCTGGGATGAAGTCGCCGCCGAGGTCGCGCGCGACTTCCCGGACGTCACCATGGAGCGCGAGCTGGTCGACGCGATGAGCGCGCGCATGGTGATGAAACCGAAGTCGATCGACGTCGTGGTCGCGACCAACCTGCATGCCGACATCCTCAGCGACCTGGCTGCCGCGTGTGCCGGTAGCCTGGGGATCGCGCCGACCGCGAACCTCGATCCATCGCGCCGCTACCCCTCGATGTTCGAGCCGATCCACGGATCGGCGTTCGACATCACCGGCAAAGGCGTCGCCAACCCGATCGGCGCGTTCTGGTCGGCGGTCATGATGCTCGATCACCTCGGCGAACGCGCGCACGCCGCGCACCTGATGGAGGCCATCGAAGCGGTGACCGCGTCCGGCGTGCGCACGCCCGATCTGGGCGGCACGGCCCGCACCGCCGAAGTCACCGCCGCGGTCTGCGAACAACTCACGCTCGCGCCGGTCGCGCGCTAA
- a CDS encoding Ku protein: MPHAIWSGAINFGLVTIPVKLYTAVRTDEIRFNFLHKEDDGRIYNERHCSVCGEKVEYGDLVRGFEYEKGRYVVITEDDLKSVRPEATQSVQIQQFVALDQINPMFFDTPYFLEPEKKGRHAYALLRDALIESGKVAIATVVIRSREHLAAVKPNGEALVLELMHFNDELVEAGSFDFPAANEHVAPAEKKVAQMLIDTMSVDQFDPAEFHDNYKEAVLAMIEARANGETVEVEEVHRPAATNVVNLMDVLQRSLEQSQARKGAAKPARAAQAAAPAKKSAAKAPAAAKKKSAANGAAKPKRKKPAA, encoded by the coding sequence ATGCCACACGCGATCTGGTCCGGCGCCATCAACTTCGGACTCGTCACGATCCCGGTCAAGCTCTACACGGCCGTCCGCACCGACGAGATCCGCTTCAACTTCTTGCACAAAGAAGACGACGGGCGCATCTACAACGAGCGCCACTGCAGCGTCTGCGGCGAGAAGGTCGAGTACGGCGACCTGGTGCGCGGCTTCGAGTACGAGAAGGGCCGCTACGTCGTCATCACCGAGGACGACCTCAAGTCGGTGCGGCCGGAGGCGACGCAGTCGGTGCAGATCCAGCAGTTCGTCGCGCTCGATCAGATCAACCCGATGTTCTTCGACACGCCCTACTTCCTGGAACCCGAGAAGAAGGGCCGCCACGCCTACGCGCTGCTGCGCGACGCGCTGATCGAGTCGGGCAAGGTCGCGATCGCGACCGTCGTCATCCGCTCGCGCGAGCATCTGGCCGCGGTCAAACCGAACGGCGAGGCGCTGGTGCTCGAGCTGATGCACTTCAACGACGAGCTGGTCGAGGCCGGCAGCTTCGATTTCCCGGCCGCCAACGAGCACGTCGCGCCGGCCGAGAAGAAGGTCGCGCAGATGCTGATCGACACGATGAGCGTCGACCAGTTCGACCCCGCCGAGTTCCACGACAACTACAAGGAAGCCGTGCTGGCGATGATCGAGGCCCGCGCCAACGGCGAGACGGTCGAGGTCGAGGAAGTCCATCGCCCGGCCGCGACCAACGTCGTCAACCTGATGGACGTGCTGCAGCGTTCGCTCGAGCAGTCGCAGGCGCGTAAGGGCGCCGCCAAACCCGCCCGCGCCGCGCAAGCCGCCGCGCCCGCCAAGAAGTCGGCCGCCAAAGCGCCGGCCGCCGCCAAGAAGAAGTCGGCCGCCAACGGCGCCGCCAAACCCAAGCGAAAGAAGCCGGCCGCGTGA
- the ligD gene encoding non-homologous end-joining DNA ligase, with product MPKAAPQSATIDGHAVALTNQDKVLFPRDGYTKGDLVAYYRAVAPAILPYLHGAPLTMERYPDGIDATRAFWEKQMPRFTPDWVHRVETEPSTGEKRKVTFVVCEDEATLAWVANLAAIALHVWTSREPNLDRPDLVLFDLDPGERCPLARLAKVALAFRDELAAIGLHPLVKTTGGMGLHVVLPLAPKYDYEQAKGIAELVARRVHGVLPDDTTLERTIKKRPEDLVYLDWVQVGKGKTYVAPFSVRPRDGAPVSMPLVWDEVEAMRRKRARETTAEMRRWTMASVPKLLATGGDPWKNEGWKTQPLESALKRARSLWE from the coding sequence ATGCCCAAAGCAGCGCCGCAGAGCGCGACGATCGACGGCCACGCGGTCGCGCTGACCAACCAGGACAAGGTGCTCTTCCCGCGCGACGGCTACACCAAAGGCGACCTGGTCGCGTACTATCGCGCCGTGGCACCGGCGATCTTGCCGTACTTGCACGGCGCGCCGCTGACGATGGAGCGCTATCCCGACGGCATCGACGCGACGCGCGCGTTCTGGGAGAAGCAGATGCCGCGCTTCACGCCGGACTGGGTGCACCGCGTCGAGACCGAGCCCAGCACCGGCGAGAAACGCAAGGTCACCTTCGTCGTGTGCGAGGACGAAGCGACGCTGGCGTGGGTCGCGAACCTGGCCGCGATCGCGCTGCACGTGTGGACCTCGCGCGAGCCGAACCTCGACCGCCCGGACCTGGTGCTGTTCGACCTCGACCCCGGCGAGCGGTGCCCGCTGGCGCGGCTGGCCAAGGTCGCGCTCGCCTTCCGCGACGAGCTGGCCGCGATCGGCCTGCATCCGCTGGTCAAGACGACGGGCGGGATGGGACTGCACGTGGTGCTGCCGCTGGCGCCCAAGTACGACTACGAGCAGGCCAAGGGGATCGCCGAGCTGGTGGCCCGTCGCGTGCACGGCGTGCTGCCGGACGACACCACCCTCGAACGCACCATCAAGAAGCGGCCGGAGGACCTAGTCTACTTGGACTGGGTGCAGGTCGGCAAAGGCAAGACGTACGTCGCGCCCTTCAGCGTGCGGCCGCGGGACGGCGCCCCCGTCTCGATGCCGCTGGTGTGGGACGAGGTCGAGGCGATGCGGCGCAAACGGGCCCGTGAGACGACCGCCGAGATGCGGCGGTGGACGATGGCCTCCGTGCCGAAGCTGCTGGCCACGGGCGGCGACCCGTGGAAAAACGAGGGCTGGAAGACCCAGCCGCTCGAAAGCGCCCTGAAACGCGCTCGCTCGCTTTGGGAATAG
- the ligD gene encoding non-homologous end-joining DNA ligase encodes MSTPKKKLAEYVRKRDFSATPEPSGGKRSTSKKGLRFVVQEHRATRLHWDFRLEADGVMPSWAVAKGPTLVPLEKRLAMKTEDHPMDYRTFEGVIPEGNYGAGEVIVWDEGTYALYEGDDPAAEIAKGKLKFVLNGKKLKGLFTLVKIKPRAGEHGEPWLLFKDRDEYDEPDWKIEDHAESVKTGRTLAELQAERKDAPIWRSNRAASPDGTLVRRAAARAKARKDPLPRDVSPMLTTLVDEPFDDDRWLFELKWDGYRAIGTIEKDAVTLTSRTGKDFGEQFREMKELPHAFRSLPIVVDGELCVLDADGRPDFQALQAREKPVKGLKKKATVVTYVVFDLLYADGRDLREQPLEERKRLLEELIVPDRNVLFSKHWIGRGKELYALATRRGLEGIVGKVRTSPYRSMRSREWVKIKVRRRQEFVIGGWTEPRGSRKKFGALLLGYYDQGAFRYAGHVGTGFDEARLSDIAKRMEPLERKTSPFVDAPKTNTPAHWVRPQLVCEVVFAEWTRDGILRQPAFVALRSDKDAKDVVREREQHADPDA; translated from the coding sequence CTGAGCACACCGAAGAAAAAGCTCGCCGAGTACGTCCGTAAGCGCGACTTCTCGGCGACGCCCGAACCCAGCGGGGGCAAGCGGAGCACTTCGAAGAAAGGGCTCCGCTTCGTCGTGCAGGAGCACCGCGCGACGCGGCTGCACTGGGACTTCCGGCTCGAGGCCGACGGCGTGATGCCGTCGTGGGCCGTCGCCAAAGGCCCGACCCTGGTGCCGCTCGAGAAGCGGCTGGCGATGAAGACGGAAGACCACCCGATGGACTACCGGACCTTCGAGGGCGTCATCCCGGAGGGAAACTACGGCGCCGGCGAGGTCATCGTGTGGGACGAGGGCACCTACGCGCTCTACGAAGGCGACGATCCCGCCGCCGAGATCGCCAAGGGCAAGCTGAAGTTCGTTCTCAACGGCAAGAAGCTCAAGGGGCTCTTCACGCTGGTCAAGATCAAGCCGCGCGCCGGCGAGCACGGCGAACCGTGGCTGCTCTTCAAGGACCGCGACGAGTACGACGAGCCGGACTGGAAGATCGAAGATCACGCCGAGAGCGTGAAGACGGGGCGCACGCTGGCCGAGCTGCAGGCGGAGCGCAAGGACGCGCCGATCTGGCGCAGCAACCGTGCCGCCTCGCCCGACGGCACGCTGGTGCGGCGCGCCGCGGCGCGCGCCAAGGCGCGCAAGGACCCGCTGCCGCGCGACGTTTCGCCGATGCTCACGACGCTGGTCGACGAGCCGTTCGACGACGACCGCTGGCTGTTCGAGCTCAAGTGGGACGGTTACCGCGCCATCGGTACGATCGAGAAGGACGCGGTCACGCTCACCTCGCGCACCGGCAAGGATTTCGGCGAGCAGTTCCGCGAGATGAAGGAGCTGCCGCACGCGTTTCGCTCGCTGCCGATCGTCGTCGACGGCGAGCTGTGCGTCCTCGACGCCGACGGGCGGCCGGATTTCCAAGCGCTGCAAGCGCGCGAAAAACCGGTCAAGGGCCTCAAGAAGAAGGCGACCGTCGTCACCTACGTCGTGTTCGACCTGCTCTACGCCGATGGCCGCGATCTGCGCGAGCAGCCGCTCGAGGAGCGCAAACGTTTGCTCGAGGAGCTGATCGTCCCCGATCGCAACGTGCTCTTCTCCAAGCACTGGATCGGGCGCGGCAAGGAGCTGTACGCGCTGGCGACACGCCGCGGGTTGGAAGGCATCGTCGGGAAGGTGCGCACTTCCCCGTATCGCTCGATGCGTTCGCGCGAGTGGGTGAAGATCAAGGTGCGGCGGCGCCAAGAGTTCGTCATCGGCGGCTGGACCGAGCCGCGCGGCAGCCGCAAGAAGTTCGGCGCGCTGCTGCTGGGCTACTACGACCAGGGCGCGTTCCGCTACGCCGGGCACGTCGGCACGGGCTTCGACGAAGCGCGGCTGAGCGACATCGCCAAGCGCATGGAACCGCTCGAGCGCAAGACCTCGCCGTTCGTCGACGCGCCGAAGACGAACACGCCGGCGCACTGGGTGCGCCCGCAGCTGGTCTGCGAGGTCGTCTTCGCCGAGTGGACCCGCGACGGCATCCTGCGTCAGCCCGCGTTCGTGGCGCTGCGCAGCGACAAGGACGCCAAGGACGTCGTGCGCGAGCGCGAGCAGCACGCCGATCCCGACGCCTGA
- a CDS encoding DUF2723 domain-containing protein has product MVLRSRGIVVAIAFAVPLAVLLASIRTSVGFWDTGDLQTVAWIAGIPYPTGYPGYVLAGWLWTHIFAIGEVAARLNALSAAAVSACAALVAALALELEVAPLFAVLGAWLFAFAKVVWERGTYADVHPLGLALALAALVCAVRWMRRGEVRALTAAVLAAAAAVAVDDTVVLVLPGAVLIALGRRWPLRAPALALLAGAVLVLATYAYLPLRSAYVVAHRLDPTLALGVPPGRPYWDDHDPRSLDGLRSLVTGDEWSPQYTLARLISPDEFANAQARYGDALADAEPQGLLVAALIGVCFVLGDVPLVGVGLIATALLPALFGASYQAEADPERYVLALYVVSALGIAVAADRTARAFGRELPALAQFVVAGILALALLHDALVSGAIWDVRHDRTAADLGAAVVAATRDDAIVVAPWNLAAPLAYRAYVQHAFGHRILLCALPDEHEHEYRTWLRTRQVAIVDANDPDLPDLHTRLLAAADRNVIVEVLP; this is encoded by the coding sequence TTGGTCCTCCGCTCTCGTGGGATCGTCGTCGCGATCGCGTTCGCAGTCCCACTCGCCGTGCTGCTCGCGTCGATTCGGACGTCGGTAGGATTTTGGGACACCGGAGACCTCCAGACGGTTGCCTGGATCGCGGGGATCCCCTATCCCACCGGCTATCCGGGCTACGTCCTCGCCGGCTGGCTGTGGACGCACATCTTTGCCATCGGCGAAGTCGCCGCGCGGCTGAACGCGCTCTCGGCGGCGGCGGTGTCGGCCTGCGCCGCGCTGGTCGCCGCGCTGGCGCTCGAGCTGGAGGTCGCTCCGCTCTTCGCGGTGCTGGGCGCCTGGCTGTTCGCCTTCGCCAAGGTCGTCTGGGAGCGCGGAACCTACGCCGACGTCCACCCGCTGGGACTGGCGCTCGCGTTGGCCGCGCTGGTCTGCGCGGTGCGCTGGATGCGCCGCGGTGAGGTGCGCGCGCTGACCGCCGCCGTTCTGGCCGCGGCGGCGGCCGTCGCGGTCGACGACACGGTCGTGCTGGTCCTGCCGGGCGCGGTGCTGATCGCCCTGGGCCGCCGCTGGCCGCTGCGTGCCCCGGCGCTGGCGCTGCTGGCCGGCGCGGTGCTGGTGCTCGCGACCTACGCCTACTTGCCGCTGCGCAGCGCCTACGTCGTCGCCCATCGCCTCGACCCGACCCTCGCGCTCGGCGTGCCGCCCGGCCGCCCGTACTGGGACGATCACGATCCGCGCTCGCTCGACGGTTTGCGCTCGCTGGTGACCGGCGACGAGTGGAGCCCGCAGTACACGCTGGCGCGGTTGATCAGCCCCGACGAGTTCGCCAACGCGCAGGCCCGCTACGGCGACGCGCTGGCCGACGCCGAGCCGCAGGGGCTGCTGGTCGCCGCGCTGATCGGCGTCTGCTTCGTGCTCGGCGACGTCCCGCTGGTGGGCGTCGGTCTCATCGCGACCGCCCTGCTGCCGGCGCTGTTCGGCGCGTCGTACCAGGCCGAAGCCGACCCCGAGCGCTATGTGTTGGCGCTGTACGTCGTCTCGGCGCTGGGCATCGCGGTCGCCGCCGACCGCACGGCGCGCGCGTTCGGCCGCGAGCTCCCGGCGCTCGCGCAGTTCGTGGTCGCCGGCATCCTGGCGTTGGCGCTGCTGCACGACGCGCTCGTCTCGGGCGCCATTTGGGACGTGCGCCACGACCGGACGGCCGCGGACCTGGGCGCCGCGGTGGTCGCGGCGACGCGCGACGACGCGATCGTCGTCGCGCCGTGGAACCTGGCCGCTCCGCTGGCGTACCGCGCGTACGTGCAGCACGCGTTCGGGCATCGCATTCTGCTGTGCGCGCTGCCCGACGAGCACGAGCACGAATACCGCACCTGGCTGCGCACGCGTCAGGTCGCCATCGTCGACGCCAACGATCCGGACTTGCCGGACCTGCACACCAGACTGCTCGCCGCCGCCGATCGCAACGTCATCGTCGAGGTGCTTCCGTGA